A portion of the Scleropages formosus chromosome 13, fSclFor1.1, whole genome shotgun sequence genome contains these proteins:
- the actl6b gene encoding actin-like protein 6B isoform X8, translated as MSGGVYGGDEVGALVFDIGSFSARAGYAGEDCPKADFPTSLGVLAEEDGGAELAGEQEKAAGRTFYLDTNALHVARAGMELISPLKNGMIEDWEAFQAIVDHTYCKHIKSEPSLHPVLMSEAPVSTATEHKAVPQQWNTRAKREKLTELMFEHYNIPAFFLCKTAVLTAFANGRATGLVLDSGATHTTAIPVHDGYVLQQGIVKSPLAGDFITMQCRELFQEMTIDITPPYMIAAKEPVREGMPPNWTKKDRLPPVTKSWHTYMCNEVIQDFQASVLQVSDSPYDEHAPSPLAGWLPRCPRCTTRCPVATAPTTGQSDSVSRKASSTPPTSRASLGTPCWGWDMWSPPASACVT; from the exons ATGAGCGGAGGGGTGTACGGCGGAG ATGAGGTGGGGGCGCTGGTGTTCGACATCGGCTCCTTCTCCGCACGGGCGGGCTACGCGGGCGAGGACTGCCCCAAG GCCGATTTCCCCACGTCCCTGGGCGTGCTGGCGGAGGAGGACGGCGGCGCCGAGCTGGCGGGGGAGCAAGAGAAGGCGGCGGGGCGGACCTTCTACCTGGACACCAACGCTCTGCATGTGGCCAGAGCCGGCATGGAGCTCATCTCCCCCCTGAAGAACGGCATGA TTGAAGACTGGGAAGCCTTCCAGGCCATCGTGGACCACACCTACTGCAAACACATCAAGTCAGAGCCCAGCCTGCACCCGGTGCTCATGTCAGAGGCCCCAGTGAGTACTGCCACCGAGCACAAGGCAGTACCACA acagtggAACACACGGGCCAAGAGGGAGAAGCTCACCGAGCTCATGTTTGAGCACTACAACATTCCAGCATTCTTCCTGTGCAAGACAGCCGTGCTGACGGC CTTCGCCAACGGCCGAGCCACAGGCCTGGTGCTGGACAGCGGCGCCACCCACACCACAGCCATCCCAGTGCATGATGGGTACGTTCTTCAGCAAG GCATCGTTAAGTCTCCCCTGGCCGGAGACTTCATCACCATGCAGTGCAGGGAGCTCTTCCAGGAGATGACCATCGACATCACCCCCCCGTACATGATCGCAGCCAAG GAGCCCGTGAGAGAGGGAATGCCCCCCAACTGGACCAAGAAGGACAGATTGCCGCCAGTGACCAAGTCGTGGCACACGTACATGTGCAAC GAGGTCATTCAGGATTTCCAGGCTTCGGTGCTTCAGGTGTCAGACTCCCCCTACGATGAGCA CGCCCCTTCCCCCCTTGCAGGGTGGCTGCCCAGATGCCCACGGTGCACTACGAGATGCCCAGTGGCTACAGCACCGACTACGGGGCAGAGCGACTCCGTATCCCGGAAGGCCTCTTCGACCCCTCCAACGTCAAG GGCCTCTCTGGGAACACCATGCTGGGGGTGGGACATGTGGTCACCACCAGCATCGGCATGTGTGACATAG